The Thermus brockianus genome window below encodes:
- a CDS encoding TerC family protein, translating into MSLEAFLVLLSVAALEALLSGDNALVLAVMVKPLPPHLRRRALFYGILGAYLLRGLALLFAIYLIQLWWVEVLGGLYLLYLMVRHFQDAAEAKPLPEATARTFWRVVLLINLVDLAFAVDSILAVVAFSKDLLLVFLGVALGILFIRLLASSVVLLMERFPGLEKVAYALVGWAGVKLFLEGEATLAHLLHRPELALVLPKALFWTGTLLILLLGSLLAFRRHA; encoded by the coding sequence GTGAGCCTCGAGGCCTTCCTTGTCCTCCTCTCCGTGGCCGCCCTGGAGGCCCTCCTCTCCGGGGACAACGCCTTGGTCCTGGCGGTAATGGTGAAGCCCCTCCCGCCCCACCTAAGGCGGCGGGCCCTCTTCTACGGGATCCTCGGGGCCTACCTCCTCCGGGGCCTCGCCCTCCTCTTCGCCATCTACCTCATCCAGCTCTGGTGGGTGGAGGTCCTGGGGGGGCTTTACCTCCTCTACCTCATGGTTCGGCACTTCCAGGACGCCGCGGAGGCCAAGCCCCTCCCGGAGGCCACGGCCCGGACGTTTTGGCGGGTGGTCCTCCTCATCAACCTGGTGGACCTGGCCTTCGCCGTGGACTCCATCCTGGCGGTGGTGGCCTTCTCCAAGGACCTCCTTCTGGTCTTCCTGGGGGTGGCCTTGGGCATCCTCTTCATCCGCCTCTTGGCCAGCAGCGTCGTGCTCCTTATGGAGCGCTTTCCTGGGCTGGAGAAGGTGGCCTACGCCCTGGTGGGCTGGGCGGGGGTGAAGCTTTTCCTGGAGGGGGAAGCCACCCTCGCCCACCTCCTCCACCGCCCCGAGCTCGCCCTCGTGCTCCCCAAGGCGCTCTTTTGGACCGGCACCCTCCTCATCCTCCTCCTGGGAAGCCTCCTCGCCTTCCGCCGCCATGCCTAG
- a CDS encoding class I SAM-dependent methyltransferase, whose translation MPRDWDAFYQGETLDRPPAFVVRAYGPFVPEGPVLDLAGGLGRNARYFLGRGHPVVLLERSRVALERLEGTPGLTLVERDLEADPTLPPGPFAGILLSYYVHRPLLRSLAPLLRPGGLLLVEGFTREEARRRGREGSPFYWERYELLTPPPGLALRAYGEGWREGHRAFAVYVKP comes from the coding sequence ATGCCTAGGGACTGGGACGCCTTCTACCAAGGGGAAACCCTGGACCGCCCTCCCGCCTTCGTGGTGCGGGCCTACGGGCCCTTCGTGCCGGAGGGCCCCGTCCTGGACCTGGCGGGGGGCCTCGGGCGGAACGCCCGCTACTTCCTCGGGCGGGGCCACCCCGTGGTCCTCTTGGAAAGGAGCCGGGTGGCCCTAGAGCGCCTCGAGGGCACCCCCGGCCTCACCCTGGTGGAACGGGACCTCGAGGCCGACCCCACCCTCCCCCCAGGCCCCTTCGCCGGCATCCTCCTCTCTTACTACGTGCACCGCCCCCTCCTGCGCTCCCTCGCCCCCCTCCTCCGCCCCGGGGGGCTTCTCCTGGTGGAGGGCTTCACCCGGGAGGAGGCGAGGCGCCGGGGAAGGGAGGGTAGCCCCTTCTACTGGGAACGCTACGAGCTTTTAACCCCTCCCCCCGGCCTCGCCCTAAGGGCCTACGGGGAGGGGTGGCGGGAAGGCCATAGGGCCTTCGCCGTCTACGTCAAGCCTTGA
- a CDS encoding DUF1517 domain-containing protein, producing MARLWVLVLLLGLALGQKSGGGVGGRPYSPSPPPMAPGPVPTYPMPVPTYPGPVVVYPGGGGGFGLVPVVVFLGLALVAFLMVRGLKGAGEGPGASAARLRLALLKGPGVQGALRRLAEGADTTTAKGLADLLDEAALLLLREEPGWRFASYEVEHGSEAEALARFDAWMLEERSKYRETFRHFEGKRQVDPSYGARPEPGGRYLLVSLILADRRPLPPRRPLTLEAAKEALLDLAGSSPFTLLAFYLSWTPEKEEEALTEEELLLLYPNLEKL from the coding sequence GTGGCGCGGCTTTGGGTGCTGGTCCTCCTCCTGGGTCTGGCCTTGGGCCAGAAAAGCGGGGGCGGGGTAGGAGGGCGCCCCTATAGCCCCAGTCCCCCACCCATGGCCCCCGGGCCCGTCCCCACCTACCCCATGCCCGTGCCCACCTACCCGGGCCCCGTGGTGGTCTACCCCGGGGGCGGGGGAGGCTTCGGCCTGGTGCCGGTGGTGGTCTTCCTGGGCCTCGCCCTGGTGGCCTTCCTCATGGTGCGGGGCCTAAAGGGGGCGGGGGAAGGCCCAGGGGCGAGCGCCGCCCGCTTGCGCCTCGCCCTCCTAAAGGGCCCTGGGGTGCAAGGGGCCCTGAGGCGCCTCGCCGAGGGAGCCGACACCACCACGGCCAAAGGGCTTGCGGACCTTCTGGACGAGGCCGCCCTGCTCCTCCTAAGGGAAGAACCCGGCTGGCGCTTCGCCAGCTACGAGGTGGAACACGGCTCCGAGGCCGAGGCCTTGGCCCGGTTTGACGCCTGGATGCTGGAGGAAAGGAGCAAGTACCGGGAAACCTTCCGCCACTTTGAGGGGAAAAGGCAAGTGGACCCAAGCTATGGGGCCAGGCCCGAGCCCGGGGGGCGCTACCTCTTGGTGAGCCTCATCCTAGCGGACCGGAGGCCCCTCCCCCCCAGGCGCCCCCTCACCCTCGAGGCGGCCAAGGAAGCCCTTCTGGACCTGGCGGGGTCAAGCCCCTTCACCCTCCTCGCCTTTTACCTCTCCTGGACGCCCGAAAAGGAAGAGGAGGCGCTTACGGAGGAGGAACTCCTCCTCCTCTACCCCAACCTGGAAAAGCTCTAA
- the lon gene encoding endopeptidase La, with amino-acid sequence MLPETLPVCPVRGSVIYPTMVMPIDAGRPISIRAIDEALTRERVLLIVSQKDKEVEVPKPSDLYEVGTACNILKMRKNPDGSVQVLVQAFARVRVVEWLDLGDHLEAKGEVLADEPGDPTLVKALVREVKDKFQALLKEGKYLPPEVVQFVLNLEDPSQLADYIAFHMDFRLEDKQKVLETAEVAERLKRVLVLLQAELDLIETQKRIQQQVKEEIDRNQREYFLREQMKAIQRELHGEEGEQEVEEFRRKVEELNLPPVVRQEVERELNRFARMHPDSAEASVIRTYLDWIVNLPWNKRTEDNLDLKRAKEILERDHYGLEKVKDRVLEFLAVRKLKAERAKRGEIPEEEVNKGPILLFVGPPGVGKTSIAKSIAEALGRKYVRISLGGVRDESDIRGHRRTYIGAMPGRIIQGLRQAGTKNPVFLLDEVDKLGISYQGDPAAALLEVLDPAQNKEFVDHYLGVPFDLSEVMFICTANFPQNIPAPLWDRMEAIEFTSYIEQEKLEIAKRYLLPRQLKETGLAEGQVVVTEAALMRLITHYTREAGVRQLEREIGALLRKAARQILEEGKKRVRITEKDLEKYLGPPRFLPETEAREPQVGVATGMYYTPVGGDIMFVEVSVMPGKGNLILTGQLGDVMKESARAALSYAKKNAVRFGIPLERFEKSDIHIHVPAGAIPKEGPSAGVAIVSALVSALTEVPVRHDIAMTGEITLTGRVLPIGGVKEKVLGARRAGIREVILPKPNQADLADIPAPLRQNMTFHFVEHLDEVLDLALVGGLKALEARGKAKPKRAKKELVAHA; translated from the coding sequence ATGCTGCCAGAAACCTTGCCCGTCTGCCCCGTGCGGGGGTCGGTCATCTACCCCACCATGGTCATGCCCATAGATGCCGGCCGCCCCATCTCCATCCGGGCCATTGACGAGGCCCTCACCCGGGAGCGGGTGCTCCTCATCGTGAGCCAGAAGGACAAGGAGGTGGAGGTCCCCAAGCCCTCCGACCTCTACGAGGTGGGCACCGCCTGCAATATCCTCAAGATGCGCAAGAACCCGGACGGCTCCGTGCAGGTCTTGGTGCAGGCCTTCGCCCGGGTCCGGGTGGTGGAATGGCTGGACCTGGGGGACCACCTCGAGGCCAAGGGGGAGGTCCTGGCGGACGAGCCCGGCGACCCCACCTTGGTCAAGGCCCTGGTGCGGGAGGTGAAGGACAAGTTCCAGGCTCTCCTTAAGGAGGGCAAGTACCTGCCGCCGGAGGTGGTCCAGTTCGTCCTGAACCTGGAGGACCCCTCCCAGCTCGCCGACTACATCGCCTTCCACATGGACTTCCGCCTGGAGGACAAGCAAAAGGTCCTGGAAACGGCGGAGGTGGCGGAAAGGCTCAAGCGGGTTCTCGTCCTTTTGCAGGCGGAGCTGGACCTCATTGAAACGCAAAAGCGCATCCAGCAACAGGTCAAGGAGGAGATTGACCGCAACCAGCGGGAGTACTTCCTAAGGGAGCAGATGAAGGCCATCCAGCGGGAGCTCCACGGGGAAGAGGGCGAGCAGGAGGTGGAGGAGTTCCGCAGGAAGGTGGAGGAGCTCAACCTGCCCCCCGTGGTGCGCCAGGAGGTGGAGCGGGAGCTCAACCGCTTTGCCCGCATGCACCCCGACTCCGCCGAGGCCAGCGTCATCCGCACCTACCTGGACTGGATCGTCAACCTCCCCTGGAACAAGCGCACGGAGGACAACCTGGACCTCAAGCGGGCCAAGGAGATCCTGGAAAGGGACCACTACGGCCTGGAGAAGGTGAAGGACCGGGTCCTGGAGTTCTTGGCGGTGCGCAAGCTCAAGGCCGAGCGGGCCAAGCGGGGCGAGATTCCCGAGGAGGAGGTCAACAAGGGGCCCATCCTCCTCTTCGTGGGGCCGCCCGGGGTGGGGAAGACCTCCATCGCCAAGAGCATCGCCGAGGCCTTAGGCCGCAAGTACGTGCGTATCTCCTTGGGCGGGGTGCGGGACGAGTCGGACATAAGGGGCCACCGCCGCACCTACATCGGGGCCATGCCCGGCAGGATCATCCAAGGCCTCCGGCAGGCGGGCACCAAGAACCCCGTCTTCCTCCTGGACGAGGTGGATAAGCTCGGCATCTCCTACCAAGGGGACCCGGCGGCGGCCCTGCTGGAGGTCTTGGACCCCGCCCAGAACAAGGAGTTCGTGGACCACTACCTGGGCGTGCCCTTTGACCTGAGCGAGGTGATGTTCATCTGCACCGCCAACTTCCCCCAGAACATCCCCGCCCCCCTCTGGGACCGCATGGAGGCCATTGAGTTCACCAGCTACATTGAGCAGGAGAAGCTGGAGATCGCCAAGCGCTACCTCCTGCCCCGGCAACTCAAGGAGACGGGCCTCGCGGAGGGACAGGTGGTGGTGACGGAAGCGGCCCTCATGCGCCTCATCACCCACTACACCCGGGAGGCGGGGGTCCGGCAGCTGGAGAGGGAGATCGGGGCCCTTTTGCGCAAGGCGGCCCGGCAGATCCTGGAGGAGGGCAAGAAGCGGGTGCGCATCACGGAAAAGGACCTGGAGAAGTACCTGGGCCCGCCCCGCTTCCTCCCCGAAACCGAGGCCCGGGAGCCCCAGGTGGGCGTGGCCACGGGCATGTACTACACCCCCGTGGGCGGGGACATCATGTTCGTGGAGGTTTCCGTCATGCCCGGCAAGGGGAACCTGATCCTTACCGGGCAACTGGGGGATGTGATGAAGGAGTCGGCGCGGGCGGCCCTTTCCTACGCCAAGAAGAACGCCGTGCGCTTCGGCATCCCCTTGGAGCGCTTTGAGAAGTCGGACATCCACATCCACGTGCCCGCCGGGGCCATCCCCAAGGAGGGGCCCTCCGCTGGGGTGGCCATCGTGAGCGCCTTGGTTTCCGCCCTCACGGAGGTGCCCGTGCGGCACGACATCGCCATGACCGGGGAGATCACCCTCACGGGGCGGGTCCTGCCCATCGGGGGCGTGAAGGAGAAGGTGCTGGGGGCGAGGCGGGCGGGGATCCGCGAGGTGATCCTGCCCAAGCCCAACCAGGCGGACCTCGCGGACATCCCCGCTCCCTTGCGCCAGAACATGACCTTCCACTTCGTGGAGCACCTGGACGAGGTCCTGGACCTGGCCCTGGTGGGGGGGTTGAAGGCCCTCGAGGCCCGGGGGAAGGCCAAGCCCAAGCGGGCCAAGAAGGAGCTCGTGGCCCACGCCTAA
- a CDS encoding O-antigen ligase family protein, whose amino-acid sequence MRLLALGLALAPLFPFLGWLAPLFLPGLRGLPRPVLGLLGFYAFSLLVPALFAPESLALPLALFRVLYVLGLVGAGVVLARRLSPEALAPLGYGLAFLYLSAFFATYLVYGDRAVGERLAHPFHNPVGLGLMGAVGVFLALYLRYPWPFRLLLGLLGGAVLLLSGSRGGMLGFLLGGAGGLLFRRRGFWALGLSGLLLGVAGFLDTPVTERFFQTQLSGREGLWLRAYEVYAAHPWTGVGPYLLGDHLKGTLFGDCFLFSLVEARGLTCPAWLGPLGGFWQFAHNHLLQALGESGLWGALGLALLVGGFLAAAWGDGLLFSLLLAYAAMGMVDNPFSVPSPFRGEIFFLAGGMALARGWIPLNRLMALATGVILLWALPFWQLALSPAPPPPGLAYAALGQEGGVVRLQGGEGYRVQVWLCAKACRRVGWEWDGSKPIAFSLPGDLPPGRYRLRVLLFAPSRSVQKPLYVLEREVER is encoded by the coding sequence GTGCGCCTTCTCGCCTTGGGCCTGGCTCTTGCGCCCCTTTTCCCCTTCCTGGGGTGGCTTGCCCCCCTCTTCCTGCCCGGGCTTCGGGGGCTTCCCCGCCCGGTTCTGGGCCTCTTGGGGTTCTACGCCTTCTCCCTCCTCGTGCCTGCCCTGTTCGCCCCCGAGTCCCTGGCCTTGCCCTTGGCCCTCTTCCGGGTGCTTTACGTCCTCGGCCTCGTGGGGGCGGGGGTGGTCTTGGCTAGGCGCCTTTCCCCGGAGGCGTTAGCGCCCCTGGGGTATGGCCTAGCCTTCCTTTACCTGTCCGCCTTTTTCGCCACCTACCTGGTCTATGGGGACAGGGCGGTGGGGGAGCGCCTGGCCCACCCCTTTCACAACCCCGTGGGGCTTGGCCTCATGGGGGCGGTGGGCGTCTTCCTGGCCCTTTACCTCCGCTACCCATGGCCCTTTCGCCTTCTCCTTGGGCTCCTTGGGGGAGCGGTCCTCCTCCTTTCCGGGAGCCGGGGGGGGATGCTAGGGTTTCTCCTGGGCGGGGCGGGGGGGCTTCTCTTCCGCCGGCGGGGGTTTTGGGCCCTAGGGCTTTCGGGGCTTCTCCTGGGGGTTGCGGGCTTCCTGGACACCCCGGTTACCGAACGCTTTTTCCAGACCCAGCTTTCCGGGCGGGAAGGGCTTTGGCTTAGGGCGTACGAGGTCTACGCTGCCCACCCCTGGACCGGGGTGGGGCCCTACCTTCTTGGGGACCACCTGAAGGGAACGCTCTTTGGGGACTGCTTTCTCTTTTCCCTTGTGGAAGCGCGCGGCCTGACCTGCCCCGCTTGGCTTGGGCCTCTTGGGGGATTTTGGCAGTTCGCCCACAACCATCTTCTCCAAGCCCTAGGGGAAAGCGGGCTTTGGGGCGCTTTGGGACTTGCCTTGTTGGTAGGTGGTTTTTTGGCGGCGGCCTGGGGGGATGGGCTTCTCTTTTCCCTCCTCCTGGCCTACGCCGCCATGGGCATGGTGGACAACCCCTTCAGCGTCCCGAGCCCCTTCCGCGGGGAGATTTTCTTTTTGGCTGGGGGGATGGCCCTGGCCCGGGGTTGGATTCCGTTAAACCGCCTCATGGCCTTGGCCACGGGGGTCATTCTCCTTTGGGCCCTTCCCTTTTGGCAGCTTGCCCTAAGCCCTGCCCCTCCACCCCCCGGATTGGCCTACGCCGCCTTGGGGCAAGAGGGCGGGGTGGTGCGCCTTCAGGGGGGCGAGGGGTACCGGGTCCAGGTGTGGCTCTGCGCCAAGGCCTGCCGCCGTGTGGGTTGGGAGTGGGATGGGTCTAAACCCATCGCCTTTAGCCTTCCTGGGGATCTTCCTCCCGGGCGCTACCGCCTACGGGTCTTGCTCTTTGCCCCTTCGCGTTCCGTGCAGAAGCCCCTTTATGTCCTGGAAAGGGAGGTGGAGCGGTGA
- the bshA gene encoding N-acetyl-alpha-D-glucosaminyl L-malate synthase BshA codes for MRPLRLGLVAYPGLGGSGIVATELAHRLAQMGHEVFLFATERPFRLPKESPVRFVPVDLPFYPVFPGPLYTLSLAGTLEREAGRLGLELIHTHYAIPHAAASYLAFGEGFPLVHTLHGTDVSVLGMDPAFHGPTRRALKNARATTAVSQALALEAERAFGVRPTVIPNAVDPERFHPRPERKSLYAEEGEWLLVHASNFRPIKRVPDIVRAFAKVRQKVRARLLLLGKGPEEAEARRVARELGVEAWVTFHPPTPHPEEVLGAADLFLLASEEESFGQAALEALACGVPVVATAVGGVPELVRPEVGRLVELGDLEGFAEAVLELLAHPELPKMRQRARAYAQEHFHPERITRQYLEVYAKALGG; via the coding sequence GTGAGGCCCCTAAGGCTTGGCCTCGTGGCCTACCCGGGCCTAGGGGGAAGCGGCATCGTGGCCACGGAGCTCGCCCACCGCCTGGCCCAGATGGGACACGAGGTCTTCCTCTTCGCCACGGAACGCCCTTTCCGCCTGCCCAAGGAAAGCCCCGTCCGCTTCGTCCCCGTGGACCTCCCCTTCTACCCCGTCTTCCCTGGGCCCCTGTACACCCTGTCCCTGGCCGGGACCCTGGAGCGGGAAGCGGGGCGCCTGGGCCTAGAACTCATCCACACCCACTACGCCATCCCCCACGCCGCCGCCAGCTACCTGGCCTTCGGCGAGGGCTTCCCCCTGGTCCACACCCTCCACGGCACGGACGTTTCCGTCCTGGGCATGGACCCCGCCTTCCACGGGCCCACCCGAAGGGCCCTGAAGAATGCCCGGGCCACCACGGCGGTGAGCCAGGCTTTGGCGCTGGAGGCGGAGAGGGCTTTTGGGGTTAGGCCCACGGTGATCCCCAACGCCGTGGACCCGGAGCGCTTCCACCCAAGGCCGGAGCGGAAAAGCCTTTACGCCGAGGAAGGGGAGTGGCTTTTGGTGCACGCCTCCAACTTCCGGCCCATCAAGCGGGTGCCGGATATCGTGCGGGCCTTTGCCAAGGTGCGCCAAAAGGTGCGGGCCCGCCTCCTCCTCCTGGGAAAAGGCCCCGAGGAAGCGGAGGCCCGGCGGGTGGCGCGGGAGCTTGGGGTGGAGGCCTGGGTCACCTTCCACCCCCCCACGCCCCACCCGGAGGAGGTTCTGGGGGCGGCGGACCTCTTCCTCCTGGCCTCGGAGGAGGAGTCCTTCGGCCAGGCGGCCCTCGAGGCCCTGGCCTGTGGCGTGCCCGTGGTGGCCACGGCGGTGGGGGGGGTGCCGGAGCTGGTCCGCCCGGAGGTGGGGCGGCTCGTGGAGCTCGGGGACCTGGAGGGCTTCGCCGAGGCGGTCTTGGAACTCCTCGCCCACCCCGAGCTCCCCAAGATGCGGCAGCGGGCCCGGGCCTACGCCCAAGAGCACTTCCACCCGGAGCGCATCACCCGGCAGTACCTGGAGGTGTACGCGAAGGCCCTGGGGGGCTAG
- a CDS encoding LptF/LptG family permease — MTLYRYVLRESLPVLLLALAFLTTVYLFGFFYAGARWLEGVPLVKVLRWLSYHVPGVLVQVFPIATVVTTVLVFGRLSAEGAQFALLSGGIPLYRAALPLLAVGGVLSGVALYLQEYVVPHYNERVRVAWWDEIHTQGAGLHRLVGLQIPIGQGKSLYFSGFDWERKEMLGVRISAFQGDEGTFLFAERGRWEDKVITLENYRYYRVDFKEVPGLEGAKDLLGQVRRVFKVVSQGPLVEVESDLSRARAIADYADTFSFGQDSLSEAWRKAKDPFLAPLERFRARLEFHSKLALPLANLVLVLLAAAMALRYGRSTGLALGMSVVLALAYYGAFFLGRSLAGIGALPPELGAWGANLLFLGLGARALR, encoded by the coding sequence ATGACCCTCTACCGCTACGTCCTTCGGGAAAGCCTCCCCGTCCTCCTCCTGGCCCTGGCCTTCCTCACCACCGTCTACCTTTTTGGGTTCTTCTACGCCGGGGCCCGGTGGTTGGAGGGGGTACCCCTTGTTAAGGTGCTCCGCTGGCTTTCCTACCACGTGCCCGGGGTCTTGGTACAGGTCTTCCCCATCGCCACGGTGGTGACCACGGTGCTCGTCTTCGGGCGGCTTTCGGCGGAAGGGGCCCAGTTTGCCCTCCTTTCCGGGGGGATACCCCTTTACCGGGCCGCCTTACCCCTTCTCGCCGTGGGCGGGGTGCTCTCGGGGGTGGCCCTGTACCTCCAGGAGTACGTGGTACCCCACTACAACGAACGGGTGCGGGTGGCCTGGTGGGACGAGATCCATACCCAAGGGGCTGGTCTTCACCGGCTCGTGGGGCTCCAAATCCCCATCGGCCAAGGGAAAAGCCTCTATTTTTCCGGATTTGACTGGGAGAGGAAGGAGATGCTGGGGGTAAGGATCTCCGCCTTCCAGGGGGATGAGGGTACCTTCCTCTTTGCCGAGCGGGGCCGGTGGGAGGATAAGGTCATCACCCTGGAGAACTACCGCTACTACCGGGTGGACTTCAAGGAGGTGCCGGGCCTCGAGGGGGCGAAGGACCTCCTCGGCCAGGTGCGCCGGGTCTTCAAGGTGGTGAGCCAAGGCCCCCTCGTGGAGGTGGAGTCGGACCTGTCCCGCGCCCGGGCCATCGCCGACTACGCCGACACCTTTAGCTTCGGCCAGGATAGCCTCTCCGAGGCCTGGCGGAAGGCCAAAGACCCCTTCCTGGCCCCCCTGGAACGCTTCCGGGCCCGGCTGGAGTTCCACTCCAAGTTGGCCCTGCCCCTCGCCAACCTGGTCCTGGTCCTCCTGGCGGCGGCCATGGCCCTCCGCTATGGCCGGAGCACGGGGCTCGCCTTGGGGATGAGCGTGGTCCTGGCCCTGGCCTACTACGGGGCCTTCTTCCTGGGGCGCTCCCTGGCCGGCATCGGGGCCTTGCCCCCGGAGCTTGGGGCCTGGGGGGCCAACCTCCTCTTCCTCGGCCTGGGAGCCAGGGCCCTGCGCTAG
- a CDS encoding alpha/beta hydrolase-fold protein: MVRIGRRTATFFPPSGAWALIGDFTDWERNPIPLDGPLTLEFPEGAYVEYAFLDREGQPFPDPDNPERADNPWWSYPRAIRLPGFRYEAPPEPQEEPKVARHRLGERRYYVAETGEAPKATVVAQDGVAFYRTAGLHKVAKALLERGEIPPVRLVFVEPIDRNREYRFSEAYEGEFHGILAEVERAYGPLGEVVLVGASLGGLFSLWQAWRHPGRFPKVLALSPALKAHPGGMDAYRDEEWLLERYREAEALPRIYLEVGLLEWLLGPNRRFAALLADRKAPHAYKERPSGHNWVTWKQALAPGLRYLLGEG, encoded by the coding sequence GTGGTCCGGATCGGCAGGCGCACCGCAACCTTTTTTCCCCCTAGCGGGGCTTGGGCCCTCATCGGGGACTTCACCGACTGGGAGCGGAACCCCATCCCCTTGGATGGCCCCCTCACCTTGGAGTTCCCGGAAGGGGCCTACGTGGAGTACGCCTTCCTAGACCGGGAAGGCCAACCCTTTCCTGACCCGGACAACCCCGAACGGGCGGATAACCCCTGGTGGAGCTACCCCCGGGCCATCCGGCTTCCGGGGTTCCGCTACGAGGCCCCTCCCGAGCCCCAAGAGGAGCCCAAGGTGGCGCGGCACCGCCTAGGGGAAAGGCGCTACTACGTGGCGGAGACAGGGGAAGCCCCCAAGGCCACGGTGGTGGCCCAGGACGGGGTGGCCTTTTACCGCACCGCCGGGCTCCACAAGGTGGCCAAAGCCCTCCTGGAGCGAGGGGAGATCCCCCCTGTGCGCCTCGTCTTCGTGGAGCCCATAGACCGGAACCGGGAATACCGCTTCTCCGAGGCGTACGAGGGGGAGTTCCACGGGATACTGGCCGAGGTGGAAAGGGCCTACGGCCCCCTGGGGGAGGTGGTCCTGGTGGGGGCCTCCCTGGGAGGGCTTTTCTCCTTGTGGCAGGCCTGGCGCCACCCCGGGCGCTTCCCCAAGGTCCTCGCCCTCTCCCCCGCCCTCAAGGCCCACCCCGGGGGGATGGACGCCTACCGGGACGAGGAGTGGCTTCTTGAACGCTACCGGGAAGCGGAGGCCTTGCCCCGCATCTACCTGGAGGTGGGGCTTCTGGAGTGGCTCCTGGGGCCTAACCGCCGCTTCGCCGCCCTCCTCGCCGACAGGAAGGCCCCCCACGCCTACAAGGAGCGCCCCTCGGGGCACAACTGGGTCACCTGGAAGCAGGCCTTGGCCCCTGGGCTTCGGTACTTGCTGGGGGAAGGGTGA